A portion of the Flavobacterium limnophilum genome contains these proteins:
- the secE gene encoding preprotein translocase subunit SecE has translation MTKVVNYISEAFEELKSNVTWPEWAEVQRLTIVVAVFSVLFALATWGVDEMFANLLEKFFTWIKA, from the coding sequence ATGACAAAAGTTGTTAATTACATATCTGAAGCGTTTGAAGAATTAAAATCAAATGTTACTTGGCCAGAATGGGCTGAAGTACAACGTTTAACTATTGTTGTTGCCGTTTTTTCTGTACTGTTTGCTTTGGCAACTTGGGGAGTAGATGAAATGTTTGCGAATTTATTAGAGAAATTTTTCACCTGGATAAAAGCGTAA
- the nusG gene encoding transcription termination/antitermination protein NusG has product MADNNLKKWYVVRAVSGQENKVKAYIETEIARLGMGDYVSQVLVPTEKIVTVKDGKKLAKDKVYFPGYVMIEANLVGEIPHIIKSITSVIGFLGETKGGEPVPLRLSEVNRMLGKVDELAVNTDTRSVPFNLGETIKVIDGPFNGFNGTVEKINEEKRKLEVMVKIFGRKTPLELGFMQVEKV; this is encoded by the coding sequence ATGGCAGATAATAATTTAAAAAAATGGTACGTCGTTCGAGCAGTGAGCGGACAGGAAAATAAAGTGAAAGCATACATCGAAACCGAAATCGCGAGATTAGGAATGGGTGATTATGTTTCGCAAGTTTTGGTTCCTACCGAGAAAATAGTTACTGTAAAAGACGGAAAAAAATTAGCCAAGGATAAAGTTTATTTTCCGGGTTATGTAATGATCGAAGCCAATCTTGTTGGTGAAATTCCACATATTATCAAGTCTATAACAAGTGTAATTGGTTTTTTAGGTGAAACTAAAGGAGGAGAACCTGTGCCATTGAGACTTTCTGAAGTAAACAGAATGTTGGGTAAAGTAGATGAATTGGCGGTAAATACCGATACGCGTTCAGTACCATTTAATTTGGGAGAAACAATTAAGGTTATTGATGGTCCTTTCAATGGATTCAATGGAACTGTTGAAAAAATTAATGAAGAAAAGCGTAAACTAGAAGTAATGGTGAAAATTTTCGGAAGAAAAACACCGTTGGAATTAGGGTTTATGCAAGTTGAAAAAGTATAA
- the rplK gene encoding 50S ribosomal protein L11, translating to MAKEISKVVKLQVKGGAANPSPPVGPALGAAGVNIMEFCKQFNARTQDKPGKVCPVQITVYKDKSFDFVVKTPPAAVQLMDAAKLKSGSGEPNRKKVASVTWDVIKTIAEDKMVDLNAFTIESAMSMIAGTARSMGITVTGDSPLKQA from the coding sequence ATGGCTAAAGAGATTAGTAAAGTAGTTAAACTACAAGTTAAGGGAGGTGCTGCGAACCCGTCGCCACCGGTTGGACCTGCTTTAGGTGCTGCTGGTGTTAATATCATGGAGTTCTGTAAGCAATTTAATGCTAGAACCCAAGATAAACCAGGTAAAGTTTGCCCAGTGCAAATTACAGTGTATAAAGACAAATCTTTCGATTTTGTTGTAAAAACACCACCAGCTGCTGTTCAATTAATGGACGCGGCAAAGCTTAAATCTGGTTCAGGAGAACCAAATCGTAAGAAAGTAGCTAGCGTTACTTGGGATGTTATCAAAACAATCGCGGAAGACAAGATGGTTGATTTAAATGCATTCACAATCGAGTCTGCTATGAGCATGATCGCAGGAACGGCTAGATCTATGGGTATAACTGTAACTGGAGATTCTCCTCTAAAACAAGCTTAA
- the rplA gene encoding 50S ribosomal protein L1 encodes MAKLTKKQKEAASKIEKNKLYSLKDASALIKAIASAKFDESVDIAVRLGVDPRKANQMVRGVVTLPHGTGKDVKVLALVTPDKEAEAKEAGADYVGLDEYLQKIKDGWTDVDVIITMPAVMGKLGPLGRILGPRGLMPNPKTGTVTMDVAKAVAEVKAGKIDFKVDKTGIVHAGIGKVSFGAEQIYDNAHEIIQTLIKLKPTAAKGTYIKGIHLTSTMSPAIALDPKAV; translated from the coding sequence ATGGCAAAATTGACAAAAAAGCAAAAAGAGGCTGCTTCAAAAATTGAAAAGAACAAACTATACTCTTTGAAAGATGCATCAGCATTAATCAAAGCTATAGCTTCAGCAAAATTTGACGAGTCTGTTGATATCGCGGTACGTTTGGGTGTAGATCCAAGAAAAGCGAATCAAATGGTGAGAGGTGTGGTAACATTGCCTCACGGAACAGGTAAAGATGTAAAAGTATTGGCATTGGTTACTCCAGACAAAGAAGCGGAAGCTAAAGAAGCTGGTGCAGACTATGTAGGTCTTGACGAATACCTTCAAAAAATTAAAGACGGTTGGACAGATGTTGACGTGATCATCACTATGCCTGCCGTAATGGGTAAATTAGGTCCATTAGGTCGTATTTTAGGACCTAGAGGTTTAATGCCAAACCCTAAAACAGGTACTGTAACCATGGACGTTGCAAAAGCTGTTGCAGAGGTAAAAGCTGGTAAAATTGACTTTAAAGTTGATAAAACTGGTATCGTGCACGCAGGAATTGGTAAAGTTTCTTTTGGAGCTGAACAAATTTATGACAACGCACACGAAATTATTCAAACATTAATCAAACTTAAACCAACTGCTGCTAAAGGTACATACATCAAAGGTATTCACCTTACAAGCACAATGAGTCCGGCTATTGCTTTGGATCCTAAAGCAGTATAA
- the rplJ gene encoding 50S ribosomal protein L10: MTREEKSIAIEDLTAQLAGTNIIYVSDISGLNAETTSNLRRACFKAGIKLEVVKNTLLAKAMEASANDYGDLPSVLTGNSAIFISDVANAPGKIIKDFRKKSDKPVLKGAYINSEIYIGDDQLEALATIKSKEELIGEIIGLLQSPAQRVISALQNQFANSEEVEA, from the coding sequence ATGACTAGAGAAGAAAAATCAATCGCGATTGAAGATTTAACTGCACAGTTAGCTGGTACAAATATTATTTATGTATCTGATATTTCTGGATTAAATGCAGAAACAACTTCAAACTTGAGAAGAGCTTGTTTCAAAGCAGGTATTAAATTAGAAGTTGTTAAGAATACTTTGCTTGCAAAAGCAATGGAAGCTTCAGCTAATGATTATGGAGACTTGCCTTCTGTATTAACAGGAAACAGTGCTATCTTTATTTCAGATGTTGCAAATGCACCTGGAAAAATAATCAAAGATTTCAGAAAAAAATCAGATAAGCCTGTTTTAAAAGGAGCTTACATCAATTCTGAAATTTACATTGGAGATGATCAATTAGAAGCTTTGGCTACTATCAAATCTAAAGAAGAGCTTATCGGCGAAATCATTGGATTATTGCAATCACCAGCACAAAGAGTTATTTCTGCTTTACAAAACCAATTCGCAAACAGCGAAGAAGTTGAGGCATAA
- the rplL gene encoding 50S ribosomal protein L7/L12, with amino-acid sequence MADLKQFAEQLVNLTVKEVNELATILKDEYGIEPAAAAVVVSGGGEAAAEEVQTEFTVVLKEAGASKLAVVKLVKELTGLGLKEAKDVVDSAPANVKEGVSKEEAEGLKKSLEEAGAVVELK; translated from the coding sequence ATGGCAGATTTGAAACAATTCGCAGAACAATTGGTTAACCTAACAGTAAAAGAAGTTAACGAATTAGCAACAATATTAAAAGATGAGTACGGAATCGAACCAGCTGCTGCAGCTGTAGTAGTTTCAGGTGGTGGAGAAGCTGCTGCTGAAGAAGTACAAACAGAATTTACAGTTGTATTGAAAGAAGCTGGTGCTTCTAAATTGGCAGTTGTGAAATTAGTAAAAGAACTTACAGGTTTAGGTTTGAAAGAAGCTAAAGATGTAGTTGATAGCGCACCTGCTAATGTAAAAGAAGGTGTTTCTAAAGAAGAAGCAGAAGGTTTGAAAAAATCTTTAGAAGAAGCTGGAGCTGTTGTTGAATTAAAATAA
- the rpoB gene encoding DNA-directed RNA polymerase subunit beta, translating into MLSNQTERLNFASTKNIPQYPDFLDVQVKSFKDFFQLETKSDERGDEGLYNTFMENFPITDTRNNFVLEFLDYFVDPPRYTIQECIERGLTYSVPLKARLKLYCTDPEHEDFETIVQDVYLGTIPYMTPSGTFVINGAERVVVSQLHRSPGVFFGQSFHANGTKLYSARVIPFKGSWIEFSTDINSVMYAYIDRKKKLPVTTLFRAIGFERDKDILEIFDLAEEIKVSKTGLKKYIGRKLAARVLNTWHEDFVDEDTGEVVSIERNEIILDRDTIIDKDNVEEIIDSNVKSILLHKEDNNAVDYSIIHNTLQKDPTNSEKEAVEHIYRQLRNAEPPDEETARGIIDKLFFSDQRYNLGEVGRYRINKKLNLDTPMEKQVLTKEDIITIVKYLIELINAKADIDDIDHLSNRRVRTVGEQLSQQFGVGLARMARTIRERMNVRDNEVFTPIDLINAKTLSSVINSFFGTNQLSQFMDQTNPLAEITHKRRLSALGPGGLSRERAGFEVRDVHYTHYGRLCPIETPEGPNIGLISSLGVYAKVNGMGFIETPYRKVTNGVVDLESTPVYLSAEEEEGMMISQANIEMDATGKILADNVIARQEGDFPVIDPSKVDYADVAPNQIASISASLIPFLEHDDANRALMGSNMMRQAVPLLRPEAPIVGTGLERQVASDSRVLINAEGPGTVEYVDANIITIKYDRSEEERMVSFEEDEKTYNLIKFRKTNQSTSINLKPIVRKGDRVVLGQVLSEGYATQNGELALGRNLKVAFMPWKGYNFEDAIVISEKVVRDDIFTSIHVDDYSLEVRDTKLGNEELTNDIPNVSEEATKDLDENGMIRIGAEVKPGDILIGKITPKGESDPTPEEKLLRAIFGDKAGDVKDASLKASPSLHGVVLDKKLFARAVKDKRKRTQDKDALGALEMEFEVKFVELKDKLIEKLFLIVNGKTSQGVMNDLGEEVLPKGKKYTQKMLYAVEDFAHLSKGQWVADDVTNTMVNDLIHNYKIKLNDLQGSLRREKFTITVGDELPSGILKLAKVYVAKKRKLKVGDKMAGRHGNKGIVARIVRHEDMPFLEDGTPVDIVLNPLGVPSRMNIGQIYETVLGWAGMNLGRKFATPIFDGASLDQINELTDEAGIPRFGHTHLYDGGTGERFHQAATVGVIYMLKLGHMVDDKMHARSIGPYSLITQQPLGGKAQFGGQRFGEMEVWALEAYGASSTLREILTVKSDDVIGRAKTYEAIVKGESMPEPGLPESFNVLMHELKGLGLDIRLEE; encoded by the coding sequence ATGCTATCAAATCAAACTGAAAGATTGAATTTTGCCTCAACAAAAAACATTCCTCAATATCCGGATTTCTTGGATGTTCAGGTTAAATCGTTTAAAGATTTTTTTCAATTAGAAACTAAATCTGATGAAAGAGGCGACGAAGGGTTGTACAATACCTTCATGGAAAACTTTCCAATCACGGATACAAGAAACAACTTTGTATTGGAATTCCTGGATTATTTTGTAGATCCACCTCGTTACACCATTCAAGAATGTATAGAAAGAGGTCTTACCTATAGCGTACCTTTAAAAGCAAGGTTGAAACTATATTGTACAGATCCGGAACACGAAGATTTTGAAACTATTGTTCAGGATGTTTATCTTGGTACAATTCCTTACATGACTCCTAGTGGTACTTTTGTGATCAATGGCGCCGAGCGTGTTGTTGTTTCTCAATTGCACCGTTCTCCTGGGGTTTTCTTTGGACAATCATTCCATGCAAATGGAACAAAATTATATTCTGCCAGGGTAATTCCTTTCAAAGGATCTTGGATAGAATTTTCAACCGATATCAACAGCGTAATGTATGCTTATATCGACAGAAAGAAAAAATTACCTGTAACTACTTTATTCCGTGCTATCGGTTTCGAAAGAGACAAGGATATCCTTGAGATTTTCGACCTTGCCGAGGAAATTAAAGTTTCTAAAACAGGTCTTAAAAAATATATTGGTAGAAAATTAGCCGCTCGTGTTTTGAACACTTGGCATGAAGATTTCGTGGATGAAGATACCGGCGAAGTTGTTTCTATCGAACGTAACGAAATAATCCTTGACCGTGACACCATTATCGACAAAGATAACGTGGAAGAAATCATCGATTCTAACGTTAAATCTATTTTGTTGCACAAGGAAGACAATAATGCAGTTGATTATTCCATCATCCACAACACGCTACAAAAAGACCCAACCAATTCTGAAAAAGAAGCCGTTGAGCACATCTACAGACAATTGCGTAACGCAGAACCGCCTGATGAAGAAACTGCTCGTGGTATTATTGATAAATTATTCTTCTCTGACCAACGTTACAACTTAGGTGAAGTAGGTCGTTATAGAATTAACAAAAAACTGAATCTTGATACTCCAATGGAAAAGCAAGTGCTTACCAAAGAAGATATCATTACCATTGTGAAATATTTGATTGAGTTGATTAATGCGAAAGCAGATATTGATGATATCGATCACTTGTCAAACCGTCGTGTTAGAACAGTTGGAGAACAACTTTCTCAACAATTTGGTGTAGGTTTGGCTCGTATGGCTAGAACCATTCGCGAGAGAATGAACGTTAGGGATAACGAGGTGTTTACACCAATAGATTTGATTAATGCCAAAACATTATCATCTGTTATCAACTCTTTCTTTGGAACGAACCAGTTGTCCCAGTTTATGGATCAAACGAATCCATTAGCCGAGATTACGCACAAAAGAAGATTATCTGCACTTGGACCAGGTGGACTTTCGAGAGAAAGAGCTGGATTTGAGGTTCGTGACGTTCACTATACGCACTACGGACGTTTATGTCCAATTGAAACTCCAGAGGGACCAAACATTGGTTTGATTTCATCTTTGGGTGTTTATGCCAAAGTTAACGGAATGGGTTTCATTGAAACACCTTACCGTAAAGTAACTAATGGAGTGGTGGATTTAGAATCTACTCCAGTTTACTTGAGCGCAGAAGAAGAAGAAGGAATGATGATTTCTCAGGCAAACATCGAAATGGATGCTACAGGAAAAATTCTAGCCGATAACGTAATTGCCCGTCAAGAGGGAGATTTCCCGGTAATTGATCCATCAAAAGTGGATTATGCTGACGTTGCGCCAAACCAAATTGCTTCGATTTCAGCTTCATTAATTCCTTTCTTGGAACATGATGATGCGAATAGAGCGCTGATGGGATCAAACATGATGCGTCAAGCCGTACCATTGTTGCGTCCAGAAGCTCCTATTGTTGGAACAGGGTTGGAGCGTCAAGTGGCTTCAGATTCCAGAGTATTGATTAATGCCGAAGGACCTGGAACTGTTGAATACGTAGATGCAAACATCATCACCATCAAATACGATCGTTCTGAAGAAGAAAGAATGGTAAGTTTTGAAGAAGATGAGAAAACATACAATCTAATTAAATTTAGAAAAACCAATCAAAGTACAAGTATAAACTTGAAACCTATCGTAAGAAAAGGAGACAGAGTAGTTCTTGGACAAGTATTGTCGGAAGGTTATGCTACCCAAAATGGGGAGTTGGCTTTAGGTCGTAACCTAAAAGTGGCGTTTATGCCATGGAAAGGATACAACTTCGAGGATGCGATTGTTATTTCTGAAAAAGTAGTTCGTGACGATATTTTTACCTCTATTCACGTTGATGATTATTCATTGGAAGTTAGAGATACTAAATTGGGTAACGAAGAATTAACGAATGATATTCCAAACGTTTCTGAAGAAGCTACTAAAGATTTAGATGAAAATGGTATGATCAGAATTGGTGCCGAGGTAAAACCTGGTGACATTCTTATCGGTAAAATCACGCCAAAAGGGGAATCAGATCCTACTCCGGAAGAGAAATTGCTTCGTGCCATCTTCGGGGATAAAGCAGGTGACGTGAAAGATGCTTCATTGAAAGCGTCTCCATCTCTACACGGTGTTGTTTTGGACAAAAAATTGTTCGCAAGAGCTGTAAAAGATAAACGCAAACGTACCCAAGATAAAGATGCTTTAGGCGCTTTGGAAATGGAATTCGAAGTTAAATTTGTTGAATTAAAAGACAAATTAATTGAGAAACTTTTCTTGATCGTTAATGGTAAAACATCTCAAGGTGTTATGAATGATTTGGGTGAAGAAGTATTGCCAAAAGGTAAAAAATACACTCAAAAAATGCTTTATGCAGTTGAAGATTTCGCACACTTAAGCAAAGGTCAATGGGTTGCTGATGACGTAACTAATACCATGGTTAATGATTTAATTCATAACTATAAAATTAAGTTGAACGATTTGCAAGGTTCATTGCGTAGAGAAAAATTCACGATTACCGTTGGTGATGAATTGCCGTCAGGAATCTTGAAATTGGCTAAAGTATATGTTGCCAAAAAACGTAAACTGAAAGTTGGAGATAAAATGGCGGGACGTCACGGTAACAAAGGTATTGTTGCTCGTATTGTTCGTCATGAAGACATGCCTTTCTTGGAAGATGGAACACCGGTTGATATCGTGTTGAACCCACTTGGGGTGCCTTCGCGTATGAACATTGGTCAAATTTACGAAACGGTTTTAGGTTGGGCTGGAATGAACTTGGGTAGAAAATTTGCCACTCCAATTTTTGATGGTGCTTCTCTGGATCAAATCAACGAATTGACTGACGAAGCTGGAATTCCACGTTTTGGGCATACACATCTTTATGACGGAGGAACTGGAGAACGTTTCCACCAAGCAGCAACAGTTGGAGTAATCTATATGTTGAAATTGGGTCACATGGTTGACGATAAAATGCACGCACGTTCGATAGGGCCATACTCATTGATTACGCAACAACCATTGGGTGGTAAAGCTCAATTTGGAGGTCAGCGTTTTGGAGAGATGGAGGTTTGGGCACTTGAAGCTTATGGAGCATCAAGTACACTTCGTGAAATATTGACCGTTAAATCGGATGACGTAATTGGTAGAGCCAAAACTTACGAAGCAATCGTTAAGGGAGAGTCTATGCCAGAACCAGGATTGCCTGAATCATTCAATGTATTGATGCATGAATTGAAAGGTCTTGGTCTTGACATTCGTTTAGAAGAATAA